GCAGATTCCAAGGCTCGGTGATCGATTTTCAACAACAACCGACTGGCAATTACACGGTTTTTACCTCGGCCGACGGCTCGCCCATGCACTTTTATGAAATCGATCGTGCCGGAAATATCTTGCGTGAATTTCACGCGAGCAACGGCCGGGACACCGGACCGCATGAGTTGAGGCTGTTCGATGATCGCTATACATTGTTCGGCATCGAATTTCGTGAAATGGATCTCACGGCATTCGGCGGCCTGACGAATGCGAATGTGCGCGGCATCGTGGTGGAGCATCAGCGCGACAACGCGCCGCCATTATTGTGGCGTACCTTTGATCACTTCCAAGTTACAGATGCGGCGACGGATATTTCTCTCGTTGGCGCCAACGTCAACCCGTGGCACGGCAATGCCATTGACCTCGACGCCGACGGCCATTTGTTGGTGTCATTTCGCAATTGCGATGAGATTACCAAGATCAATGCGCAGACCGGAGAGATCATCTGGCGTTGGGGCGGCAGAAACAATCAGTTCGCTTTCCTCAATGATCCGCTCAATGGTTTCTCGCACCAACACGGCATTCGGCGTTTGAGCAACGGTAATGTCATTTTGTTTGATAACGGCAATTTACACACGCCGCCGGTTAGTCGCGCCGTCGAATATAGACTCGATGAAACCGCCAAAACTGCGGAATTGGTGTGGGAGTATCGTCACGATCCACCCCTGTTTGCTTCTGCTCTCGGTTTTGCGCAACGTTTGACGAATGGCAACACGCTGATCTGCTTTGGCACAGCCCAACATCTTGTCGAAGTCGATCAAATGGGAATGAAGCGTTGGGACTTGGCGATTGCAAATCCCCAAAACTTTGCCTATCGCGCATTTCGCATTGCTTCATTGTATTAAATTACATCGAATTTCTGCTTGACTTGTGGGGGCTTTTTTTGTATCATATCCCCGACCAAAATAGTCGGATTTCAATAAAAGCCATGTTACGACTGTCACGCAAAGCTGAATACGCCATAATCGCGTTGAAACACATGCTCAATCGCGATGCTGAACATTTGTGTACCGCCAAGGAAATTGCGGAGCGTTATCGCATTCCTGATGAGTTGATGGCCAAGATTTTACAGAAGATGGCGAAGTCCGGCATCGTGGCGAGCACGCAAGGCGTGCGCGGCGGTTATGTTCTTGGCCGGTCGCCGAATAAAATTTCCGTGGCGGATGTGGTGGAGTGCATCGACGGACCGTTCGGCATTGTCGAGTGTGTTACAGAGAATGAAGGCTGCAAATGCATTCAATATAGTGAAGGCGTGTGCAACATCAGCGACCCGTTCATGAAAATTCAGCTTGAATTCAAAAATTTCCTGAACGGCATTTCGCTCACCGATCTCAATCAGCCGGTGGGGCGAACGCCGAAGTTGCACCAAGTCATGGTTTGAAAAACGTTAACGTCACTTTTATAAATTTTTCAAGGAGGTTTACCGTGATTAACTTGTCTCCCAAAGCAGCAGAGGAAGTGAAGAAGATCATTGCGCAAGAAAGCCAGAACGAGGGTGAATTGGCGTTGCGTGTGGGCGTGCAAGGCGGCGGCTGTTCGGGTTTATCCTATTTCCTGACGCTGGACAAGGATGCGCGTGAAGACGATGAAGTGTTGGTGTCGAACGGCGTGAAAATTTTGTTGGATTCCAAGAGCGCGCTTTATCTCGAAGGCACGACCGTGGATTACACCGACGGTTTGCAGGGGTCGGGCTTTACCTTCGTCAATCCGAATGCGCAGCGCACCTGCGGCTGCGGCCATTCGTTCCAGGCGTAAGTCGCCCTCCGGAAGGATTCCTTTTGATCCGAAGTTAGAGAAATGAAGATCGCAACCGGTCCATCGTCGATCCTCCCTCTGCAATCTTCGGATAATATCAGGTTCATTGCTTTATCATTGACGACAGGGATGAAAATGAGCACCGAGATTAACACCATAGAAAAACTGACGCAAGGCGAATACAAGTACGGTTTCTTCACGGACATCGAAACTGATGTTGCGCCCAAAGGCCTCAATGAAGACATCATACGCTTGATCTCGTCCAAGAAAAACGAGCCGGCCTTCATGCTGGAATGGCGTTTGAAAGCCTATCGTCATTGGCTTAAGATGAAGGAGCCGCGCTGGCCCAACGTGAGT
This genomic stretch from Cytophagia bacterium CHB2 harbors:
- a CDS encoding Rrf2 family transcriptional regulator translates to MLRLSRKAEYAIIALKHMLNRDAEHLCTAKEIAERYRIPDELMAKILQKMAKSGIVASTQGVRGGYVLGRSPNKISVADVVECIDGPFGIVECVTENEGCKCIQYSEGVCNISDPFMKIQLEFKNFLNGISLTDLNQPVGRTPKLHQVMV
- the erpA gene encoding iron-sulfur cluster insertion protein ErpA produces the protein MINLSPKAAEEVKKIIAQESQNEGELALRVGVQGGGCSGLSYFLTLDKDAREDDEVLVSNGVKILLDSKSALYLEGTTVDYTDGLQGSGFTFVNPNAQRTCGCGHSFQA